From the genome of Blastocatellia bacterium, one region includes:
- the fusA gene encoding elongation factor G, with amino-acid sequence MKVYGTKEIRNVGIVGHGHAGKTSLVSAMLFDAGATPRFGRVDEGSTVTDYDEDEVARKTSIHSALAYLDWNGTKINLIDTPGFAAFILDAKTALRAADAALVVVDGISGVEVQTEKGWSFAEEFDLPRLLVVSKLDKERANFEAAVNSITDAFGRAAVPLQLPIGSESQFQGVIDLVHMRAYTFEKDGSGKSKEGDIPADLQAAATAARERIIDVVAETSEELMEKYFAEGTLSDDELIPGIKQAVCERRLFPIFIASGVANIGVQSLLNEIVELVPAPDELGKVKGRASADSEEESEREVSDAAPFSAFVFKTVADPFAGRITVFKVFSGLVKADATVYNCTKNTQERLGPLHVLQGKALEKIPEAHAGDIVAVAKLRETATGDTFCDKGTPIVYDAVKLPTPAIAFAIEPKSRNDEDKLSQALHKMLEEDLALRFDRDPQTKEFLLAGSGQTHIEVAVNKLKKRYGVEVTLNPPKVAYLETFKGRAEIVGRHKKQTGGRGQFGEATVIFESLPRGGGFEFVDKIFGGSIPQQWRPAVEKGIKDAAARGAIAGYPLVDFRVELIDGKFHAVDSDDHSFQMAGRKAFRAAIEKVKPVLLEPIMNVEITAPQEASGDILGDINSRRGRVQGMDSKGTQSVVKAQVPLSEMLSYQSTLNSITGARGSFVMELDHYDEVPAQIAQKIVQKAVEEGRVRVAEEE; translated from the coding sequence ATGAAGGTTTATGGCACCAAGGAGATTCGCAACGTTGGCATTGTAGGTCACGGCCATGCGGGTAAGACGTCACTGGTTTCGGCGATGCTGTTTGACGCCGGCGCGACGCCCCGCTTTGGCCGTGTTGACGAAGGCAGCACCGTCACCGATTACGACGAAGACGAGGTGGCCCGCAAGACCTCGATCCATAGCGCCCTTGCCTATCTTGATTGGAACGGCACGAAAATCAACCTGATCGACACGCCCGGCTTTGCGGCGTTCATCCTCGACGCCAAGACGGCGCTGCGCGCCGCCGACGCCGCGCTCGTCGTCGTTGATGGCATCAGCGGCGTCGAAGTGCAGACCGAAAAAGGCTGGAGTTTTGCCGAAGAGTTCGACCTGCCGCGTCTGCTCGTGGTCTCCAAACTCGACAAGGAGCGTGCCAACTTTGAAGCGGCGGTCAATTCGATCACCGACGCCTTCGGGCGCGCCGCCGTGCCGTTGCAACTCCCCATTGGCTCTGAGAGCCAGTTCCAAGGTGTCATAGATCTGGTTCATATGCGCGCTTATACCTTCGAAAAGGACGGCAGCGGCAAGTCGAAAGAGGGCGACATCCCGGCTGATCTGCAAGCGGCCGCCACCGCGGCCCGCGAGCGCATCATTGACGTGGTCGCCGAAACCTCTGAAGAGTTGATGGAGAAATACTTCGCCGAAGGCACCCTGAGCGACGACGAGTTGATTCCCGGCATCAAGCAGGCGGTCTGCGAGCGCCGCCTCTTCCCGATCTTCATCGCCAGTGGCGTCGCCAACATCGGCGTCCAGTCGTTGCTGAACGAAATCGTCGAGCTCGTGCCCGCGCCCGACGAGCTCGGCAAAGTCAAGGGCCGCGCCAGCGCCGACAGCGAAGAGGAGAGCGAGCGCGAGGTGAGCGATGCCGCGCCGTTCTCGGCTTTCGTCTTCAAAACGGTCGCTGACCCGTTCGCCGGTCGCATCACCGTCTTCAAAGTTTTTTCCGGCTTGGTCAAAGCCGACGCGACGGTTTACAACTGCACCAAGAACACCCAGGAGCGCCTCGGCCCGCTCCATGTTTTACAAGGTAAGGCGCTCGAAAAGATTCCCGAAGCGCACGCCGGCGATATCGTCGCCGTCGCCAAGCTCAGAGAGACGGCGACCGGCGATACCTTCTGCGATAAGGGAACGCCCATCGTTTACGATGCCGTCAAGCTGCCGACGCCGGCCATCGCTTTTGCCATCGAGCCGAAATCGCGCAACGATGAAGACAAGCTGTCGCAGGCCCTGCACAAGATGCTCGAAGAAGACCTGGCGCTGCGCTTCGACCGCGACCCGCAGACCAAAGAGTTTCTGCTCGCCGGCTCTGGCCAGACGCACATCGAGGTCGCGGTCAACAAGCTCAAGAAACGCTATGGCGTCGAGGTGACGCTCAATCCGCCGAAAGTCGCCTATCTCGAAACCTTCAAGGGCCGCGCCGAGATCGTTGGTCGCCACAAGAAACAGACCGGCGGTCGCGGTCAGTTCGGCGAGGCGACGGTGATCTTTGAATCCTTGCCGCGCGGCGGCGGCTTTGAATTCGTTGACAAGATCTTCGGCGGCTCGATCCCACAGCAATGGCGGCCCGCGGTCGAGAAAGGGATCAAGGACGCGGCGGCGCGCGGCGCGATTGCCGGCTACCCGCTGGTTGATTTCAGGGTCGAGCTAATAGACGGCAAATTTCACGCGGTTGACTCCGACGACCACTCTTTCCAGATGGCCGGGCGCAAGGCGTTCCGCGCCGCCATCGAGAAGGTCAAGCCCGTGTTGCTAGAGCCGATCATGAACGTCGAGATTACCGCGCCGCAGGAAGCCTCCGGCGACATCCTCGGCGACATCAACTCGCGGCGCGGGCGCGTCCAGGGCATGGATTCGAAGGGCACGCAGTCGGTTGTCAAAGCGCAGGTGCCACTGTCGGAAATGCTCTCCTATCAGTCAACGCTGAACTCGATTACCGGCGCGCGCGGCTCGTTCGTCATGGAGCTTGACCATTACGACGAAGTGCCGGCGCAGATCGCCCAGAAGATCGTCCAGAAAGCGGTTGAAGAAGGCCGCGTCCGCGTCGCTGAAGAAGAGTGA